DNA from Candidatus Bathyarchaeota archaeon:
AACCCTAAGAGAATAGTTCTTGAAGGCACGAGGCTCGTCGTATGTTCAGAATGCTCTGTACTGGGTGAACCTGACCTGAAGCCTCAATTTGAATCAACCGTTAAACCCAAACCTGCGAAAGCCCAAACTATAAGATTTGGCTCCAGTAGACTTCCTAAGGAGTTTGAGGAACTGGACATAGTCGAGGACTTCTCAGAGAGAATAAGGGATGCTAGGGAGAAGATGGGTATAACCCAGAAGGACCTTGCTAAGATGGTGAAGGAACGCCTCTCCATAATACAGAAGTTGGAGGTTGGCAAGATGGTTCCTGACATGAGGCTGGCACGGATGCTTGAACATGCGCTCAAGATCAAACTCCTCACACCTAGAAGCGAGCCTGAGGTAGAAGATGTCGAAGGAGCTGAGTATGAGCTTACCCTAGGAGACGTAATCCAGTATAGGAAGAAGGATTAGAGTTACATGATTCAATTCATCGCACCCTTCTCAGCCTGAGAGAGGCTTCCGGTTGAGAGTTATAGTGCTGCGTTGGGGGCACAGACCCAGAGATTTCAGGGTGACAAGCCACGTTGCCTTAACCGCAAGGGCATTCGGAGCCTCAGGCATCATTATCGCAGATGTCTCTGACAAGACAATCGAAAAGACAGTCAGGAAAGTCGTGGAGGAGTGGGGTGGACCATTCAGTGTGGAGATGGGTATCCCATGGAGGAGATGCGTAAAAGAATGGAGAGATAATGGTGGCGTAACAGTCCACCTCACAGTTTATGGAGAGAACATTCAGACAAGCGATGTCATGAATAGAATAAGGTCTTTGGGACGAGACCTCCTCATACTTATTGGAAGCCGGAAGGTACCGTCAGAATTCTATAAACCTGAGTTTTCAGACTTTAACGTTGCCGTTGGAAATCAGCCCCACTCAGAAGTTGCGGCTTTAGCTGTTTTCTTGGACAGACTGTTCAATGGAGAAGAATTGTCTAGGGAATTCTCAAGTGCCAAGTTGAGGGTTTTGCCCTCCAGACATGGTAAGAAGATTCTGAAGGTATCTACGTGAAACTGTTGGAAGGACGATTTTTCGGCTCCATATGAAATAAACAGTTTACTGGGATAATAATTTAAAATAGGAATTACATTTAATATATTGTGACGGTTGGTGAAACTCGCCAGAAGGGTTACAAGGGATATAGAAATACCTAGCAGCCTGTGACGCTGCAAAGTATGATGAATACATGAGGATTGGCCCAACCCAGATCTAAACCTAACATGAAATTACAAGAGGACAGGTTGAGGATGCGCCTATGACGCCCTACGATGATGAGCTCATCAAGGTTGCAGGTCTCCTAGGTGAGGAGGACGCTACCAAGATAGTAACATCCCTGATGAAACTCAAAGAAGCAACAGATGAAGTTATAGCAAACGATTCAGGGGTCAGAATAAACATTGTGAGGAAGGTCCTCTACAAATTATATGATAAGGCTTTGGTCTCATGTACAAGGGTTAGGGATGAGAAGACAGGATGGTTCGTATTCTACTGGAGGCTCCAACCTGAACAGTTAGATGCCTTCATAAGGAGTAGAAAGAGGAAGAGTGTAGAGAAGCTGAAGGCAAGGCTGGAGTATGAGAAGTCACATAGCTTCTTCACCTGCAACAAGTGCAGCAACATCAGACTGCCATTCGAGGAGGCTATCGAGACCGTCTTCAAATGTCCAAAATGCAGCGGGCAACTTGTTGAATGTGACAATAGCAAGATAATAGACGAACTATCGAAAGTAATTCAGAAGCTTGAGGGCGAACTCTCAGATTAACATGTAGAACAGGAGTTTCAATTCTAAGAGAACGAGACGATTAGAATCTAAGATATCTGATGTTTGACCGGTAAAATATCAGGATTCTTGAAGTAGTAAAGATCCCCCCTTCACGAATATGCCTGCCGGAGCAACACCCTTGACAGCATCAGGGTCAATATGGCAACTGTGGTCAACGCTACAAGGGCAAGTATACCTTCAGCTATCATCGCCAACGATAAAGCATACCGGAAAACAAGTATCCTTAATATTATAATTCAGATGTAAATAGTGAGCCGACTATGTCGAATAAAGAATTATCTATCGTATTGGAGTCGCCGAGGAGAGTGGTACCCCGATACTTCGATATTCCAACAGTAGGCTCAGAAGGATTGTTGCTGAAAGTCGAGGCTGTCAGCATATGCGGCTCAGACGCTGAAAGGTATATTGGTGTGAAGTTCGGTGGACCATTGTCCTCACCCTTACCGATAATAATGGGCCATGAGGTTGTAGGCACAGTACACCAGATCGGTGAGGAGGCCTCAAAACATTACGGCGTCGACAGGGGAGACAGGATTGTTGTTGAACCGTACATTCTATGCGGTAGATGCAGGTATTGCCTCACAGGATACTACCAACTCTGCGTTAACGTTAGATGTTATGGGATAAATATATCATGTGAGGAGCCACCCCACCTATGGGGGGCCTACGGCCAGTACATGTACGTAGCACCAAACTCTAGGGTTCACAAGATCTCAACATCAGTTCCAAAGGAGGAGGCGTGTCTTGCATCAACCTTAGGAAACGCTTTCAGGTGGGTATGCACAAAAGGCGACGTTAAGCCTGGGGAGACTGTGGCTGTGTTGGGGCCAGGCCCCCAAGGCTTGGCGACAGTCATGGTTGCCCAGCATGCAGGGGCGGGAAAGATTATTCTGGCAGGGACCTCAATCGATAGGAGGAGACTCCAGCTTGGAATAGAGTATGGAGCAGACCACACAGTAAACGTTGATGAGAGAGATCTAATGGAGGCGGTTTCAGACTTTACCTCAGGGGAGATGGCTGATAAGGTGATATGTACAACAGGATCTGTAAAGGCAATCTCTGAAGCGGTAAGGCTTTTGAAGCCTCTGGGGGTCTGTGTCATACCAGGCCTGACCGGCGGCAGGACGGTTCCAATATTGACAGATGAAATTGTGACAAAAGAGTTGAGGATCATAGGAGGTTTGGGCCAGCCTTGGAATGTGGAAGCAGCTATAAAACTGTTGGAGAGCAGGAAGTATCCGGTGGGGAAGATGGCTACACACATCCTCAGCTTGGATGAGGCGGATAAAGGGTTGAGGTTGGCAGCCCAAGAGGTTGAAGGTGAGGATCCGATCAAGGTTGTCCTCACACCTTAAGAGAGGCCTGCCAACTTTAAGGGAAGCGATGCGTCTACTGAGAAGAAAGGGTTGCAACAGCAAGATCGTTGAACATTCGATCCTAGTATCGGAGAAGGCTGAGAAGCTAGCCGAGAAATGTTTGAGGAGAGGGTTGAACGTTGACTTGGAGCTTGTTAGGATCGGAGGATTACTCCACGATCTAGGCCGGTCTGTTACTGCAGATGTCAGGCATGGAGTTGTAGGGGCTGAGATTCTGAGGAAGGCTGGATTCGATGAGGGACTGGCGAGGATAGTTGAGAGGCATGTAGGCGCCGGTATACCGAGATGCGAGGCTGAAGCCTTAGGCCTACCATCAAGAGATTACATGCCGGAAACATTGGAGGAGAAGATAGTTTGCTACGCCGATAAACTTGCGGCTGGAGACAAGATTATCAGTATCGATCAAGTCTTGAAAGAATACTCTAGCAGATTGGGGTCAGAGCATCCAGCAATATCCAGGATAAAAAAGCTTCATGAAGAGATTATGGGCATCATAGAATGATGTGTCGATGAAGGTTCTGTTATCAGAGAGGTTAGATGAGCACATAAAGGTTGAGGGACTCAAAGAGTTGGAGGCTGAGCTTGAGAGAGAAACTTCAGACCTCAAAGTAAATATCATGAATCTTCAGGTTGAGGTGGACGGTTGGGTCAGCCTCGAATATGAAGGTGAAGACAGCGAAATATTCACTGAGACCCTGAGAAGAAGATACGGGTTCGCTCCAACTCAAACCTCAAGCCTCAGGTTGGGAGACACCTATAAAGGCTTCATAAGAGATTCTGGTAAGACTGTGGAGAATATATGCATTGACGTAGGGATAATCTATCCTAAAAGAAAATACTGTTTCTATCCAGCGTCTAGGTTAAGAGCCCAACTCGCCGACGGCTCCCCTGAACCTGTAAAGAGGATAAGGGAGATGTTCTGCCTCCACGAAGGGTTACCCATAAAAATTAGGATGGAGGGGATTGAAAGGTCTGGTAGAATATGTGTAGCCCTCACAGATAGGCAGGAGGAGACCCTGAAGAGATGGAGAAGAACACCGCCTGACAGGATCATAGTCATAGGCGCGGTTACGAGCAGAATATCGGAGGCTATTAGAGAAGCAAATTTGGAATGGGATATAATAAACGTGGTCAGGCTGAGCCTTACAGCGAGCATCCTAGAATGTAAGCTTGGAAGGAGTGTGGAAAATATTGTTTCAAAGTTGAGGCCCAGACTTCCGAAATCGATGTTGAAAACCTTAATATCAACCAGAGACCTCGAGCCGGAGACAGGAAGCCTTTAAGTTAAGGTTGATCTCCATAAATACGGCAGTGATCTAGTATGGTGAAGGCTGACATATCCTCCGGATCATACTCTGACGAGCAGATAGAGGAGATACTTGATCTGCAGAGGGACATAATACGTAACAACGTCGAGTTTTTGAAGAATGAGATCAGATACTTTCCATTCCTCTCCATAGCGATAGCTTTCCTACTAGGTTTCCTACTCGGCTTAGCTAAAGCCCCGAGATCCAAGAAATAGTTGGATGACCTCAGATACGAGAGATTTATATGAGATGAAAGGGCTTAACATCAGGAGTTGATACTTTATGACTGAGAAGGTTAAGTTGAGCCCCGAAGAATTGCAGAAGAGAATAAAAGAGGTTAGAGACCTCGCTGAGAAGTCTAAGCTCGAGATAGAGGAGATGCTGAGGAAGAGGCCTCTGGAGTCTGCTGGAGTAGTCTTCATAGCTGGGATAGTTATAGGTATTCTTATAGGTGTATCACTCTCAAGGCGCAGTTGAAAATGTCCAGAGGATTCATAGAA
Protein-coding regions in this window:
- a CDS encoding TIGR00270 family protein; translated protein: MNCEVCGSVIHGNPKRIVLEGTRLVVCSECSVLGEPDLKPQFESTVKPKPAKAQTIRFGSSRLPKEFEELDIVEDFSERIRDAREKMGITQKDLAKMVKERLSIIQKLEVGKMVPDMRLARMLEHALKIKLLTPRSEPEVEDVEGAEYELTLGDVIQYRKKD
- a CDS encoding tRNA (cytidine(56)-2'-O)-methyltransferase (catalyzes the S-adenosyl-methionine-dependent 2'-O-ribose methylation of C56 in tRNA transcripts) encodes the protein MRVIVLRWGHRPRDFRVTSHVALTARAFGASGIIIADVSDKTIEKTVRKVVEEWGGPFSVEMGIPWRRCVKEWRDNGGVTVHLTVYGENIQTSDVMNRIRSLGRDLLILIGSRKVPSEFYKPEFSDFNVAVGNQPHSEVAALAVFLDRLFNGEELSREFSSAKLRVLPSRHGKKILKVST
- a CDS encoding transcription factor; translation: MTPYDDELIKVAGLLGEEDATKIVTSLMKLKEATDEVIANDSGVRINIVRKVLYKLYDKALVSCTRVRDEKTGWFVFYWRLQPEQLDAFIRSRKRKSVEKLKARLEYEKSHSFFTCNKCSNIRLPFEEAIETVFKCPKCSGQLVECDNSKIIDELSKVIQKLEGELSD
- a CDS encoding zinc-binding dehydrogenase: MSNKELSIVLESPRRVVPRYFDIPTVGSEGLLLKVEAVSICGSDAERYIGVKFGGPLSSPLPIIMGHEVVGTVHQIGEEASKHYGVDRGDRIVVEPYILCGRCRYCLTGYYQLCVNVRCYGINISCEEPPHLWGAYGQYMYVAPNSRVHKISTSVPKEEACLASTLGNAFRWVCTKGDVKPGETVAVLGPGPQGLATVMVAQHAGAGKIILAGTSIDRRRLQLGIEYGADHTVNVDERDLMEAVSDFTSGEMADKVICTTGSVKAISEAVRLLKPLGVCVIPGLTGGRTVPILTDEIVTKELRIIGGLGQPWNVEAAIKLLESRKYPVGKMATHILSLDEADKGLRLAAQEVEGEDPIKVVLTP
- a CDS encoding TIGR00295 family protein, whose translation is MRLLRRKGCNSKIVEHSILVSEKAEKLAEKCLRRGLNVDLELVRIGGLLHDLGRSVTADVRHGVVGAEILRKAGFDEGLARIVERHVGAGIPRCEAEALGLPSRDYMPETLEEKIVCYADKLAAGDKIISIDQVLKEYSSRLGSEHPAISRIKKLHEEIMGIIE
- a CDS encoding DUF2110 family protein — translated: MKVLLSERLDEHIKVEGLKELEAELERETSDLKVNIMNLQVEVDGWVSLEYEGEDSEIFTETLRRRYGFAPTQTSSLRLGDTYKGFIRDSGKTVENICIDVGIIYPKRKYCFYPASRLRAQLADGSPEPVKRIREMFCLHEGLPIKIRMEGIERSGRICVALTDRQEETLKRWRRTPPDRIIVIGAVTSRISEAIREANLEWDIINVVRLSLTASILECKLGRSVENIVSKLRPRLPKSMLKTLISTRDLEPETGSL